The following is a genomic window from Streptomyces sp. BHT-5-2.
CGAGCGGTTTGGCGTTCCGGCCGGGGGCGACGACGGGGGATCCGGAACTCGGCGCCCTTTCCCAGGTGTCGCTGAAGACGCCCTCGCAATTGCCGAAGACGACGTCGCCGGTGTTCAGGAATGCGCCGGCCGTCTGGAATGCAGTCTCGGGATTCTCCCGGTCGATGAAGACGTCGCCCACCGCGAATAAGGACACTGTCATGGTCACTCTTTCGGATGCTGGAGACCGGATGTGGACCGTGGCCACTCCGTTTCGCTGAACAAGCCTAGTTGCCGGGGAGTTTGTCCCCGGCCGAACTGTCGTCGGGCGGCGGCGCGCGCCGCCGCCCGACGACGGCGGGTGTTCAGTCGGTGCGCGGGTGCCGGCCGGCGTGGCCGACGAGGAGCAGCCGGTGCATGGGGGCCTCCAGTACGGCCACCCGCTCCAGCCCGGCCTCGGCCAGCCACTGGTCGTACTCGCTCAGCGCGTAGGCGTCGCCGCCGCCGGTGGCCAGCATGGAGGCGGCGAAGAGCAGGGCGAAGCGGTCCTGTGCCGTGGTGGGGTGTGCCTCGTCGACGACGATCTGGTCGGCGATGCAGATCAGGCCGTCGGCGGCGAGGACGTCGGCGGCACTGCGCATGAGCTTCTGGACCGAGTCGGCGGTCTGGAGGTGGAAGATGTTGGCGAACAGGATCAGGTCGACGATCTCGCCCCAGCCGTGCTGCCAGAAGTCCCGGACGGTGCCGGTGAAGCGGTCGGCGACGCCGAGCCGTTCGGCCTGCCGGTCGGCGAGGCGGATGATGCGCGGGGCGTCGATGCCCTCGGCCGTCCAGGACGGGAAGCGTTCGAGCAGCAGTTGGCTGTAGAGGCCGGTGCCGCAGCCGACGTCCAGGACGGAGGCGGTCTCGTTCTGCTTCCAGCCGGATTCGGCGAGGTAGGACGCCAGTACGTCGACGATGGGGGGCGCCCAGAAGTTGATGCCGGAGGTCAGGTCCTCGTAGTCGGTCTCGGAGATCTGGTTGGTGCGGTCGTTGCCGGACTGGTCGCGGGTGCCGTGCCGGACGGCGTCGCCGAGGTTGTTCCAGGCGGCCCAGGCGACGTGCCGGTCGTGGGCCATCTTGCCCACCAGGCTGAAGGTCCCGCCGGGGAGGAGGGCGTGCCGGAAGTCCTCGGGCAGGGTGTAGCGGACCTCGCCGCCGGCGGCGGAGCGCTCCAGCACGCCGTAGGCGAAGAGGCCGTCGAGCAGGACGCGGGTGGCGCGCCGGTCGGTCTTCAGGCCGTCGGCGAGCTGCTCGGCGGTGCCGCTGCGCTCCGCGAGCCAGGCGAAGACGCCGAGGTCGTGGGCGGTTTCGATGATGGCGGGTGCCCAGAGGCTGATGAGGTGTTCGTAGAGCTGGTGGGCCGCGCGGATGGTCTTGCGTTCGCCGGTCGTGGCGGACAGGTAGTTGTAGTCCACCAGGCTCCGGACGCTGTTGTCGCGGCGGGCGGAGACGCCGGTGGCGCGGGTGTGGCCGTGGGTGGCGGTGGTGGTGCTGACGGATTGCTCGGTCATGAGGGGAGTTCCTCTCGTGGCCGGACGACCGGAAGGGCTTCCGGGCACGGCCGGCGGGATGGTGGACGGCCCGGCACGGCCGCGGGTGGGGGGAACGGCCGCCGGACCGCAGCGTCGGCTGCGGTCCGACGACCGTGTGGCGGCGGCCGTCAGGCGCGGGCGCGGGCCTGGAAGCGGGTGTCGAACCGCGTGGTGCCGTCGGGGACGCGGGCGGGCCGCTCCTGGCCGTGGACGTCGACGGACCACAGGCGCAGCCAGCCGTCGGCGCTCGCCGCGTAGAGGGCGCCGGACTCGATGCGCAGCGTCCCGGGGACGTGCGGAGCGGGGAACGCCTGTCCTACGTCCTCGGCCGTCAGGACGGTGAGTTGGCCTCCCTGGTCGGTGTGCACATAGGCACCGGGACTGCGGTAGCCGGCGCGGACCGTGCGCAGAACGGTGTCGGTCGGCCCGGAGAAGTCCAGCCAGTAGTCGCGGTCGCCCGGCTTGCCGAAGTAGCTGCGCAGGGTGGCGTCCTGGGGTGCGGTGGGGTACTCGCGGGCGATCAGCCGCGGGAGGAGCTGCCGCAGCAACGCCACGTTGGCGATCGTGTGCGACTCCCGGACCTCCAGGGCCGTTTCGTCACCGGCCAGCCGGATCCGCTTCTGCATGACGACCGGTCCGCCGTCGATCTCCGGCGTCATCTCGATCGCGGTCACCCCGCTGTCGCGTTCGCCTTCCTTGACCGTCCAGAAGAACGGTGCCCAGCCGGCGTAGCGCGGCAGCGGGCTGGGGTGGAAGTTGATGGAGGTGACGGCCGGGACGGCCAGCAGGTCGGGCTTGAGGATCTGCTGGTAGTTGCCGGTCAGGAAGTAGTCCGGGCGCAGTGCTGCCAGTTCGCGGATCAGCCCGGGGTCGTTGACCTTGGCCGGGCGGAAGAGCGGGACGCCGCGTTCGCCGGCCTGCTTCTCGAGGTCGACCTGGTCCTCTTCCCCGATGAAGTAGGGGCACAGCCTGCCCGGCGGGCTGGTGACCACGCCGACCAGGCGGACCAGCGGGTGCTCCGCGAGTATCGACAGGAAGGGCGCACCCAGCTTCGAGTTGACTTCGGAGAAGAGCACGACCCGGATCGGGTGCGGCTCGCTCACTCCGTCCACCACTTTCCGGGGACCATCTTGGCGGTCCAGCTGAGGGAATCGAAGATGGCGTAGCCGGGTTGGACGGGGAGCGGTTCGAGGCCGGGGATTTCCAGGATCTCCAGGGCCAGCCGCTCGGTGAGGATGCCTTCCGCCATCGGCGGGCAGGCCCCGAAGATGGGCATGCGCTGCATGTCGACGAACCAGTGGTCGATCATCTCGCGGCTCGGGTACGACGGCATGACCGCGATGGCGCGCTCGACGAGTTTGTGGATGACGTCGGGGGTGAACTCGGCGTCCTCGGGGATGTCGTACACCTCCTCGATGGTCATCGAGTCCTTGGTGTACTTGTAGACGATGACGGTGTGCCCCACCGTCGGTATCTTGAGCATGAATTTGCAGCGGTCGGACTTGCGGAACGCCCGGTGCAGGGCGTAGCGATTCTTGATCTGGTAGAACTCCATCTGGTCCATGACGTAGTCGCAGCCGTCCATGAATTCCTCGGCCGACTCCGGGGTGATGCCTTCCGGGAACACGTCGATGTTGACGTCCCGGGTGAGGTCGTAGGCCAGTTCCGCGACGACCTCGGCCTTGTTGCGGCCGAGATGCTCGACGTCCGCGCCGATCTGCCGCTGCACGTTGGAGAGTTCGAACAGGTCGGGGTCGGCGAGCTTGAGGTTCCGCACGCCCATGCGGACCAGCCGGAGCGCCACCGCACCGCCGATGCCGCCGGTGCCGACGATTCCGACGACGGAGTCGCGGAGCTTCTCCTGACGGGCCCGCTGTTCTTCCGGGGTGTCGCCGAGCCAGCCGAGATTGCGGTCGACGCGCTCCCAGTAGAATTTGTCGTCGTAGGTGCCGCGGTGGGTAATCCTGTCAGCCATTGCGTGAACCCTCTCGTGAATGAGCGGACAACTTGGCGTACCAGGCGCGACAACGGGGTTCAGCGTGGTCATTTCCCCCGTACCGCCCGTTCGAAAAACTACCTGAGGAACAGTTCGGAGGCCGCCTAAGTGTGGGTAGCGGTCGCGGCCCTGCGACGACGAGACGGAATACCACATTCCGATGCGACGTCGAATCACTGATTCCGCCCGAATTCTTGGATAATAAAGCCTGGTTCCGGCCGGCATGGCCGAAAACGGCCGCTCGAATCCCTTCTTCCGGGCGCTCCCCGATTATGGTGATCGACATGCCACGTACACCGGAGATCGGGCCGGATATCGCCATCGTCGCCCAGCTGTTGGGTGACCGGACACGTGCATTGATGGTCAGCGAGTTGGCGACCGGCGAACCGTTGTCCGCCAGTTCCCTGGCGGCCCTGGTCAGCGTCTCCCGGCCCACCGCGAGCGAGCACCTGGCCAAACTGGTCGAGGGCGGGGTGCTCCATGTCGAGCGGGTGGGGCGGCACGCCTACTACCGGCTCGCGAGCGAGGACGTCGCGGTGGCGCTCCGGGCCCTGGCCTCGGTGGCCCCGGGCCTGACCCGGCCGGCCGCGGCGCCGACCCACGGCCCGGGCGTCCTCAGTACCGCGCGGACCTGCTACGACCACCTCGGCGGCCGGCTCGGGGTGGCGCTCACCGACGTGCTCCAGGAACGCGGCCTGATCTGCCGGCGCGCCCAGGAGTGGGAGGTGGCGGCCGACGCCTGGGACGCCTGGCATCCGCTGGGCATCACGTGTGCGCCGTTGAAGGGCTCCCGGCGGCCGATCGTGCGCGGCTGCGCGGACTGGAACGGCCCGCGCCACCACATCGCCGGGGGGCTGGCCGCCGCGGTGACCGAGCGGCTCTTCAGCCTGGGGTGGCTGACCCGGGTGTCCACGGACGCCCGGCTCGTCACCGCGACGGCGGCCGGGGTGGTGGGCTTACGGCGCACCTTCGGACTGTCGCTGAGCGACTTCGGGCCCGACCGGTGAACGCCACCACCGGTCGGGCCCGGAGCCGCTCGGCCCACACAGCACACGGCGGCGCCCGGGAAGCCGGTCCGGCCTCCCGGGCGCCGCTCCGCCCGTTTCGCGCTCCGCGCCGTCAGGCGTCGATCGTCCGCATGATCCCTTCCGGGTAACGCTCGCCGGCGATCGCGTCGCCGGGCATCAGCTCGTCGAGCGTACGGACCTGCTCCGTCGTCAGCTCGACCTCGGCGGCCGCCGCGTTCTCCTCGACGTAGCGCACCCGCTTGGTGCCGGGGATGGGGACGATGTGCTCGTCCTTGGCCAGCAACCAGGCCAGCGCGATCTGGCCGGGAGTCGCCCCCGCCTCCTCGGCGAACTCCTGGATGCGCTCCACCAGGGCGAGGTTGTGGGCGAGGTTCTCGCCCTGGAAGCGCGGGTCGGTGTGCCGGTAGTCGTCGGCGGAGAGCGCCGCGAGGTCGCGCACCGTGCCGGTGAGCATGCCGCGGCCCAGCGGTGAGAAGGCGGCCACCCCGATGCCCAGTTCCCGGCAGGCGGGCAGCACATCGGGCTCGGCGTGCCGGGCGAACAGCGAGTACTCGCTCTCCAGGGCCGCCAGCGGATAGGTCGCATGGGCCCGCCGGAGGGTTTCCTCGCTGACCTCGGACAGGCCGATGTGGCGCACCTTGCCCTCGGTCACCAGCTCCGCCATCCCGCCGATGATCTCCTCGATGGGCATCGAACGGTCCCTGCGGTGCAGGTAGTAGAGGTCGATCACCTCGACCCCGAGCCGGCGCAGCGACGCCTCGCACGCCTCCTTGGCGTAGGCCGGGCTGGAGTCGAGGACGAAACTTCGGTCCTCGGACCAGCCCTTGATGCCGAACTTGGTGGCGATCACCACCTCGTCCCGGCGCCCGGCGATCGCCTCGCCGATCAACTCCTCGTTGTGGCCCCGCCCGTACATGTCCGAGCTGTCCAGGAACGTCATACCGAGGTCGAGGGACCGCCGGAGCGCGGCGATCGACTCACCGCGGTCGGCGGGGCCGTAGTTCTGCGACATGCCCATGCAGCCGAGGCCGATGGCGGAGACCTCCAGTCCCCCCAGCTTGCGCGTCTTCATCGTGGTGCCCTCCCGTGAGGTGCCCGGACAAGGCCGGTGAAGGCCGCTTGTGCGGACAGAGTTCCGATGGCCAGGGAAACGGGGCACGGCCCGCGTGAGGTGCGCTGCCGGCCGCGCCCGGTGCTCACTCGGGGTGCAGTTCGAGTTCGGCCGCGATCTCGACCGGTACGTCCCACGGCAGCCCGATCATGCCGACCGCCACGCGGGCGTGGTAGCCGATCTCCTCCCCGAACGCGTCGAGCAGCAGCTGCGAGGCGGGGTTGAAGACGGCGGGGAAATCGATGAAACCGGGCACGGAGTTGGCCATGCAGTGCAGCCGGCACCAGCCCTTGACCCGGCCCAGGTCCCCCACCTCCTGCTGGATGCTGGCGAGCATGCCGAGGATCGTGCGCACCGCGGCGTCCTGCGCGGAGGGGAGACCGACGGTGTCGCCGATCTTGCCGTACGGCCCGGCGAGCTTCCCGTCCTCGGTGATCGGCACATGGCCCGAGACGAAGGCCCGGGAACCGACGACCCGGACGAGCTTCGCCGGGATCCGCAGGTTCGGGCTGGTCGGGATCTGCCACGGCTCCGGCAGCGCCAGCGCCTGCCGGGCCAGCCGGTCGGCCACCTCACAGCTCGTCACGCGGTCGGGTGCCGGCACCGTCTGCGTCGGTGCGCCGGTCGTCACGCTCTGCCCCACGATCTCCTCCTCCTTGCCAACGGTTGCGGGCGGCGGCGACCGTCAGGCCCGGCCCTCGCCGTACCGTGCCCGCAGGGTCTTCTTGTCGGTCTTGCCGATGCTGGTCTTGGGCAGTTCGGCCACCGGCTCGACGGTGTCCGGCACCCAGGTCGGGGCGAGGCGGTCGGCCAGGAACTCCCGCAGCTGCTCCCCCGTCACCGATCCGTCGTCCTCGGGGCGCAACACCACACAGGCCAGGGGGCGTTCGCCCGTCTTGGCGTCGGGGACGGCGACGACCGCGGCCTCGGCGACCGCCGGGTGGCCGAGGAGTTCCTCCTCCACCTTCAGCGAGGAGATCCACTCGCCGGCCGACTTCACCAGGTCCTTCATCCGGTCGACGATGCGGACGTAGCCGAGGGCGTCGATGACCGCGACGTCTCCGGTGCGCAGCCAGCCGTCCATGAACTTGTCGGGCTGGGCACCGTCCTTGGCGTACTCGCGGGCCACCCAGGGGCCGCGGACCTGCAACTCCCCCATCGCCCGCCCGTCCCAGGGCTGCTCCGTCCCCGCGTCGTCGGCGATCCGCATGTCCACCAGGGGCAGCGGGCGGCCCTGGGAGGTGGCGTAGTAGCCGAGGGTCTCCTCGGACGGGTCGTCGCCGACGTCGGCGGGCAGCTTGCTGAAGCTGCCGTGCCCGCTGGTCTCGGTCATCCCGAAGACCTGGACGATCGGGAAGCCGACCTCCTCCTCGAACGCCCGGGAGATCGGGCGGGCCACCGGCGAGCCGCCGCACACCATGCGGCGCACCGAGGACAGGTCGGGGCGCTCGGCGCGCCAGTGGGACAGCAGCGCGGGCAGCGCGGCGCCGAACCCGACGGCGACGGTGGGGCGTTCCTTCTCCACCAGCTCGCAGACCCCGGCCGGGCTCAGGTCGCAGCCGGGCAGCACCAGTGCGGTGCCGTGCAGGGCGGCGGCGAACGGCAGCCCGACCTGGCTGAGCGCCAGCGGCACCAGGGCCAGCAGGGTCTCGGACGAGCCGAGGCCCTCCGCGTCGGCCAGGCCCGTGCAGAAGCTCTGCAGGACGGTGCTGCGGTGGCTGTAGACGACGCCCTTGGGGAGTCCGGTGGTGCCGGTGGTGTAGCTGGTGTGGGCGGGGGCGTTCTCCGCCACGGTCGGCCAGGTCGCCATCGGCTCGGCGGCGGCCAGCAGCGTCTCGTAGTCCAGCGCGTCCCCGTCGTGGGTGGTGTCGTCGGTGTCCGGCAGGAGGACGACGCGGCGGGCGCGGCTCAGGTGCGGTTCGACACGGCGCCAGTCGGCGAGCAGGCTGCGGTCGCACAGGACGATCGCGTCGTCGGCGTGGTCCACGATGTAGGCCACCTGCTCGGCGGCGAGGTTGATGTTGACGGTGTGCAGCACGGCGCCCATCGACGGCACGGCGAGATACGCCTCCAGGTGCCGGTGGGTGCTGCCGGCGAAGGTCGCCACGCGGTCGCCCGGCCGGATGCCGAGCTGGTCCAGCGCCCCCGCCAACCGCCGTGCCCGGTGCACCACTTCGCCCCAGGTCGAGCGGTGCAAGGTCGTCCCGACCCGGCTGACCACCGGACGGCCGGCGTACAGCTTCTCGGCCCGCTGGGTGATCAACGCCGGGATCGTGAGGGGGAACTCCGCCACTGCGTGCTGCATCCGACTACCTTTCCTCCGGTGTTCCGCAGATCGGCCGGGCCGGCACCGGACGCCGGTGCTCCGGCCGGGCGGGACCCTCTGCGCTGCGGGCCGACTGACGCGGGCGCCGGCACGGTGTGCGCACCGGCTGCCCTGATCCAAGTATTCGGAATTTCCGTTTGGCCGGGGCCGAAGTGTCCTCGCGGGCCGCCGGGAAGCACGGTGCGACCTGGCACGTGCCCGCCGGGCCGGCGCACACGCCCTACGGCAACCAGTGCACGGGAGTCGCCCGGCGGAGGTGGACGAGCACGTCGAAGGCGTCGGCGAGGGAGGCCACCGCGAGGTGTTCGCGGGCGTCCCGGGACGGGTCGTAGACGCCGCTGACGACACGGAGCTTCGCCGGTCCGTCCCAGCGGCGGCGGGCGTCGGCACGGCGCAGATCCAGCCAGTGGGCGGGCAGGTCCACCGCGCCGAGCCGGGCGTCCAGGAAGTCGCCGGCGGGCTCGGGGACGGCGACGACTCCGAGGTCCCCGTGGTGGAAGCCGACGGCCACCGAGGCGTAGCCGGCGCCGTGCCGCTCGCGCAGCAGGCTGCCGACGCTGGGCTGCGGGCCGCGCTCGGGGGCAAGGCCCAAGG
Proteins encoded in this region:
- a CDS encoding class I SAM-dependent methyltransferase, whose translation is MTEQSVSTTTATHGHTRATGVSARRDNSVRSLVDYNYLSATTGERKTIRAAHQLYEHLISLWAPAIIETAHDLGVFAWLAERSGTAEQLADGLKTDRRATRVLLDGLFAYGVLERSAAGGEVRYTLPEDFRHALLPGGTFSLVGKMAHDRHVAWAAWNNLGDAVRHGTRDQSGNDRTNQISETDYEDLTSGINFWAPPIVDVLASYLAESGWKQNETASVLDVGCGTGLYSQLLLERFPSWTAEGIDAPRIIRLADRQAERLGVADRFTGTVRDFWQHGWGEIVDLILFANIFHLQTADSVQKLMRSAADVLAADGLICIADQIVVDEAHPTTAQDRFALLFAASMLATGGGDAYALSEYDQWLAEAGLERVAVLEAPMHRLLLVGHAGRHPRTD
- a CDS encoding methionyl-tRNA formyltransferase yields the protein MSEPHPIRVVLFSEVNSKLGAPFLSILAEHPLVRLVGVVTSPPGRLCPYFIGEEDQVDLEKQAGERGVPLFRPAKVNDPGLIRELAALRPDYFLTGNYQQILKPDLLAVPAVTSINFHPSPLPRYAGWAPFFWTVKEGERDSGVTAIEMTPEIDGGPVVMQKRIRLAGDETALEVRESHTIANVALLRQLLPRLIAREYPTAPQDATLRSYFGKPGDRDYWLDFSGPTDTVLRTVRAGYRSPGAYVHTDQGGQLTVLTAEDVGQAFPAPHVPGTLRIESGALYAASADGWLRLWSVDVHGQERPARVPDGTTRFDTRFQARARA
- a CDS encoding ThiF family adenylyltransferase, whose amino-acid sequence is MADRITHRGTYDDKFYWERVDRNLGWLGDTPEEQRARQEKLRDSVVGIVGTGGIGGAVALRLVRMGVRNLKLADPDLFELSNVQRQIGADVEHLGRNKAEVVAELAYDLTRDVNIDVFPEGITPESAEEFMDGCDYVMDQMEFYQIKNRYALHRAFRKSDRCKFMLKIPTVGHTVIVYKYTKDSMTIEEVYDIPEDAEFTPDVIHKLVERAIAVMPSYPSREMIDHWFVDMQRMPIFGACPPMAEGILTERLALEILEIPGLEPLPVQPGYAIFDSLSWTAKMVPGKWWTE
- a CDS encoding helix-turn-helix transcriptional regulator yields the protein MPRTPEIGPDIAIVAQLLGDRTRALMVSELATGEPLSASSLAALVSVSRPTASEHLAKLVEGGVLHVERVGRHAYYRLASEDVAVALRALASVAPGLTRPAAAPTHGPGVLSTARTCYDHLGGRLGVALTDVLQERGLICRRAQEWEVAADAWDAWHPLGITCAPLKGSRRPIVRGCADWNGPRHHIAGGLAAAVTERLFSLGWLTRVSTDARLVTATAAGVVGLRRTFGLSLSDFGPDR
- a CDS encoding aldo/keto reductase yields the protein MKTRKLGGLEVSAIGLGCMGMSQNYGPADRGESIAALRRSLDLGMTFLDSSDMYGRGHNEELIGEAIAGRRDEVVIATKFGIKGWSEDRSFVLDSSPAYAKEACEASLRRLGVEVIDLYYLHRRDRSMPIEEIIGGMAELVTEGKVRHIGLSEVSEETLRRAHATYPLAALESEYSLFARHAEPDVLPACRELGIGVAAFSPLGRGMLTGTVRDLAALSADDYRHTDPRFQGENLAHNLALVERIQEFAEEAGATPGQIALAWLLAKDEHIVPIPGTKRVRYVEENAAAAEVELTTEQVRTLDELMPGDAIAGERYPEGIMRTIDA
- a CDS encoding RidA family protein; the protein is MGQSVTTGAPTQTVPAPDRVTSCEVADRLARQALALPEPWQIPTSPNLRIPAKLVRVVGSRAFVSGHVPITEDGKLAGPYGKIGDTVGLPSAQDAAVRTILGMLASIQQEVGDLGRVKGWCRLHCMANSVPGFIDFPAVFNPASQLLLDAFGEEIGYHARVAVGMIGLPWDVPVEIAAELELHPE
- a CDS encoding long-chain-fatty-acid--CoA ligase, with amino-acid sequence MQHAVAEFPLTIPALITQRAEKLYAGRPVVSRVGTTLHRSTWGEVVHRARRLAGALDQLGIRPGDRVATFAGSTHRHLEAYLAVPSMGAVLHTVNINLAAEQVAYIVDHADDAIVLCDRSLLADWRRVEPHLSRARRVVLLPDTDDTTHDGDALDYETLLAAAEPMATWPTVAENAPAHTSYTTGTTGLPKGVVYSHRSTVLQSFCTGLADAEGLGSSETLLALVPLALSQVGLPFAAALHGTALVLPGCDLSPAGVCELVEKERPTVAVGFGAALPALLSHWRAERPDLSSVRRMVCGGSPVARPISRAFEEEVGFPIVQVFGMTETSGHGSFSKLPADVGDDPSEETLGYYATSQGRPLPLVDMRIADDAGTEQPWDGRAMGELQVRGPWVAREYAKDGAQPDKFMDGWLRTGDVAVIDALGYVRIVDRMKDLVKSAGEWISSLKVEEELLGHPAVAEAAVVAVPDAKTGERPLACVVLRPEDDGSVTGEQLREFLADRLAPTWVPDTVEPVAELPKTSIGKTDKKTLRARYGEGRA